One genomic segment of Thermodesulfobacteriota bacterium includes these proteins:
- a CDS encoding prepilin-type N-terminal cleavage/methylation domain-containing protein, with protein sequence MLSLNTGNDQTGFTIIELLIVALIIGILLAIAIPKLFVARFSANEANTRKAMQTLRDGESLYFEQDLDDDGLRNYTSQIGNITTGGTLRCPPSGGNCTEEDSLVDSTFEGAVSTGALADCVDPKAGYCIRFASDVDATDPLTLQAEYGWKASMTSARKTGRRDFAVYADGVIRCALSQEVIGDPGAFQADRTSNACDD encoded by the coding sequence GTCTGAATACCGGAAATGACCAGACCGGTTTTACCATCATCGAGCTTTTGATTGTGGCTTTAATCATAGGCATTCTACTTGCCATAGCTATTCCCAAACTATTCGTAGCCAGGTTCTCGGCCAACGAGGCCAATACAAGAAAGGCTATGCAAACTTTAAGAGACGGAGAATCTTTGTATTTTGAGCAGGACCTGGATGATGATGGATTGAGGAATTACACCAGCCAAATTGGCAACATAACCACAGGCGGAACTCTCCGCTGTCCTCCATCCGGTGGCAATTGCACAGAGGAGGATTCTCTTGTAGACAGTACTTTTGAAGGTGCCGTATCAACAGGTGCTTTAGCGGACTGCGTTGACCCAAAAGCAGGGTATTGTATCCGATTTGCATCGGATGTTGATGCTACTGACCCCTTAACGCTGCAAGCCGAGTACGGCTGGAAAGCTTCGATGACCAGTGCGCGTAAAACGGGCAGAAGAGATTTTGCCGTCTATGCTGATGGAGTCATCCGTTGTGCTCTAAGTCAGGAAGTAATAGGGGATCCGGGAGCGTTCCAGGCGGATCGTACCTCCAATGCATGTGATGATTGA
- the ispE gene encoding 4-(cytidine 5'-diphospho)-2-C-methyl-D-erythritol kinase, translating into MRSITLLSPAKVNLTLEVLRKRPDGYHDIRSIIQPVSLFDEVKVVLEEGEGIEIESTGLKMPLGENNLVWRAADIFKKETGLGLKVKVSIKKKIPLGAGLGGGSGNAAAVLIGMNRLTKKLREEELLWLSPKIGADVAFFIRCRSSIAQGVGEKITLIINFPLFHYVLVNPGFQVSTRRVYELWDEADGKTLKQDDLEHTISLFKKKQFPLRNDLENITSLIYPEVKGLKERMVSMGAESVSMTGSGPTVFAVFEDEKKAKRIYDFMKDSKVYKVFLVQGVSGWHKL; encoded by the coding sequence ATGAGGTCTATTACCCTTCTTTCTCCCGCTAAGGTCAATCTAACCCTTGAGGTGCTCAGAAAAAGGCCTGATGGATATCATGATATAAGGTCTATAATACAGCCGGTAAGCTTATTTGATGAGGTAAAGGTTGTATTGGAAGAAGGAGAGGGGATAGAAATTGAATCTACCGGGCTCAAGATGCCTCTAGGAGAGAATAATCTTGTCTGGAGGGCTGCCGATATATTTAAAAAGGAGACCGGACTCGGGTTAAAAGTGAAAGTTTCGATAAAGAAAAAGATACCCCTAGGCGCCGGTCTCGGTGGCGGAAGTGGCAACGCGGCGGCAGTTCTTATAGGGATGAATAGACTAACGAAAAAGCTAAGGGAGGAAGAGCTTTTGTGGCTTTCACCAAAAATAGGAGCTGATGTGGCATTTTTTATCCGTTGCAGAAGCTCAATCGCCCAAGGCGTCGGAGAAAAAATCACCTTAATTATCAACTTTCCGCTTTTTCATTATGTGCTGGTAAACCCGGGGTTTCAGGTATCAACGAGGAGGGTATACGAGCTATGGGATGAAGCGGATGGAAAAACCTTAAAACAGGATGACTTAGAGCATACAATTTCACTTTTTAAGAAGAAGCAGTTTCCGCTTAGAAATGATTTAGAAAATATCACCTCTCTTATCTATCCCGAAGTAAAAGGGTTGAAAGAGAGAATGGTTTCCATGGGCGCTGAATCGGTCTCAATGACCGGAAGCGGTCCCACAGTTTTTGCTGTTTTTGAGGACGAAAAGAAGGCTAAAAGAATTTATGATTTTATGAAAGACAGCAAAGTATATAAAGTCTTCCTAGTTCAGGGGGTATCGGGATGGCATAAATTGTGA